A region of Granulicella sibirica DNA encodes the following proteins:
- a CDS encoding heparinase II/III domain-containing protein, with amino-acid sequence MGLGDTAEPIIDLFAAETAATLALVVYLLGDRLNTVSPLLIPRIVREAEARVLSPFLERNDFSWMGLTGGPHHLNNWNSWINSNILTTTLLLESDSTRRAATVLKVCHSTDEYLADYSPDGACEEGPAYWTRSAGTFFDCCQMLVSAHGGKGTEVIRHPFTRAMGRFIINAHIAGDMYCNYGDAHLQADPPPELVYRYGHDCGDEGLKAFGAFLSANHGMAASGDPLRSAMAENVGGVASLTRALNALVVAKQIRTATGKDALVRTAWYPNLPLMAARQKEDSVEGFYLAMQAASNARSHGHNDSGSILVFQNGEPLIVDAGVGTYEAKTFSKERYTIWSMQSQYHNLPIVGGIGEHEGYHPGPGHVDYKAFEIRYTDAGGVTSLSANLAPAYPADAAVERWIRTATLDRKAGAIILEEVFELGKPQTVAMAFLTPKQPVIEVGHVRLGGAVLHFSPSQLAATSERVELTDPSFHHAWGEALYHVLLTTTGQVSKGTYTVEVRSA; translated from the coding sequence GTGGGGCTGGGAGACACCGCGGAGCCGATCATCGACCTGTTTGCCGCGGAGACCGCAGCCACCCTGGCGCTGGTCGTATACCTGCTTGGAGACCGCCTCAACACCGTCTCTCCTCTCCTGATCCCGCGCATCGTGCGTGAGGCGGAGGCCAGGGTTCTTTCCCCCTTTCTCGAGCGTAACGACTTTAGCTGGATGGGGCTAACGGGGGGTCCGCACCATCTGAATAACTGGAACTCCTGGATCAACTCGAACATTCTCACGACTACGCTGCTACTCGAGAGCGATTCGACGCGCCGGGCCGCGACTGTGCTGAAGGTATGCCACTCGACCGATGAGTACCTCGCGGACTACTCGCCCGATGGGGCCTGCGAAGAGGGGCCGGCTTACTGGACACGCTCTGCGGGCACTTTCTTCGATTGCTGCCAGATGCTTGTTTCGGCGCACGGTGGTAAAGGTACCGAAGTGATCCGTCACCCCTTCACGCGGGCGATGGGACGCTTCATCATCAACGCCCACATTGCGGGCGATATGTACTGCAACTACGGAGACGCCCACCTCCAGGCGGATCCCCCACCCGAACTGGTATACCGTTACGGCCATGATTGCGGGGATGAGGGTCTCAAGGCCTTCGGCGCATTCCTCTCAGCCAATCATGGAATGGCGGCATCGGGTGACCCATTGAGGTCGGCCATGGCGGAAAACGTTGGAGGTGTTGCTTCGCTCACACGCGCTCTCAACGCGCTCGTTGTGGCGAAGCAGATTCGCACTGCGACCGGGAAAGATGCGCTCGTGCGAACGGCGTGGTATCCCAATCTTCCGCTGATGGCCGCGCGCCAGAAGGAAGATTCTGTCGAGGGTTTCTACCTTGCGATGCAGGCGGCGAGTAACGCGCGGAGTCATGGCCACAATGACTCAGGCAGCATTCTCGTCTTTCAGAACGGCGAGCCTCTCATTGTCGACGCGGGCGTCGGTACTTATGAAGCCAAGACTTTCTCGAAGGAACGGTACACGATCTGGTCGATGCAATCGCAGTACCATAACCTTCCCATAGTCGGCGGCATTGGTGAGCACGAAGGCTACCATCCGGGGCCGGGTCATGTTGACTACAAAGCCTTCGAGATCCGGTACACGGATGCGGGCGGAGTGACCTCGCTGTCTGCGAACCTGGCACCGGCATATCCGGCGGACGCAGCCGTTGAACGCTGGATACGGACGGCCACGCTCGATCGAAAAGCGGGAGCGATCATTCTTGAAGAGGTTTTTGAGTTAGGCAAGCCGCAGACGGTTGCGATGGCGTTTCTCACGCCAAAACAGCCGGTCATCGAGGTGGGACATGTGCGGCTCGGGGGCGCTGTGTTGCATTTCAGCCCTTCGCAGTTAGCGGCGACCTCCGAGCGAGTCGAATTGACTGATCCGTCCTTCCATCATGCCTGGGGCGAGGCGCTCTATCATGTTCTGCTTACCACGACTGGCCAGGTGAGCAAGGGAACTTACACGGTTGAAGTTCGGTCGGCCTGA
- a CDS encoding sulfatase — MPKPTRRRFLSQAAATAAAAALARSARAATNPPNVLLLMSDDMRVELGCYGSRFHAHTPNLDSLASRGVRFDRNFCQFPLCNPSRSSLLTGQTPLQTEVLGNRTNFRDTRPELTSLPQLFKQQGYVTARTGKIFHDIYDDEIAWTVGGGSKLLQPPTGIEHKKVIPRPPVPPPPPGIVPPLPQDNQQAAHSDQILVLDGDGDGHPENRVADTAIEYLRTYRNQPFFIGCGFSKPHSPPTAPQRFFDLYNPAKLELTPDFAAWPTVPAGFPKAAIRMRNADLFIGRGASPMEAQEVIRAYLASISWADWNIGRVLAELDSLGLRQSTIVVFVADHGYQLGEKGKWSKAGSLFEMGTRVPLIIHDPRAAGNGKACTRLVQSIDIYSTLVELCNLKPPASGLQGESLSSLLHRPNAPWDKPAYSIWSEDGKTVHGISVRKDHWRYVEYGPDGGNGRLLFDEHADPLEMLNLAEDRKYAPICDGLSSLARKYLEENARA, encoded by the coding sequence ATGCCGAAACCCACACGTCGCAGATTTCTCTCCCAGGCCGCAGCCACCGCTGCGGCCGCGGCCCTTGCAAGATCCGCACGCGCTGCAACCAATCCCCCGAACGTCCTCCTGCTCATGTCCGACGATATGCGCGTCGAGCTTGGGTGCTATGGGAGCCGCTTCCATGCGCATACTCCAAATCTGGATAGCCTCGCCAGCCGAGGTGTCCGCTTCGATCGCAACTTCTGCCAGTTCCCTCTCTGCAATCCATCCCGTTCCTCCCTACTCACCGGCCAGACCCCACTTCAGACCGAAGTGCTCGGCAATCGCACCAACTTCCGCGACACACGCCCTGAACTCACCAGCCTCCCACAGCTCTTCAAGCAACAGGGCTATGTCACTGCCCGCACCGGCAAAATCTTCCACGACATCTACGACGACGAGATCGCGTGGACCGTCGGCGGCGGCAGCAAGCTCCTCCAACCGCCCACAGGGATCGAACACAAGAAGGTGATCCCCCGTCCACCCGTTCCGCCACCCCCACCGGGCATCGTTCCACCCTTGCCTCAGGACAACCAGCAGGCGGCTCACTCCGATCAAATTCTCGTTCTTGATGGCGACGGCGATGGACACCCGGAGAATCGAGTCGCCGACACCGCTATCGAATATCTCCGCACGTACCGCAACCAGCCCTTCTTTATCGGTTGCGGCTTCTCGAAGCCGCACAGTCCGCCAACAGCACCGCAACGCTTCTTTGATCTCTATAACCCCGCGAAGCTTGAGCTCACTCCAGACTTCGCCGCGTGGCCCACCGTTCCCGCTGGCTTCCCCAAAGCCGCCATCCGCATGCGAAACGCCGACCTCTTCATCGGCCGCGGAGCAAGTCCAATGGAAGCTCAGGAAGTCATCCGTGCTTACCTCGCCTCCATCTCCTGGGCCGACTGGAACATCGGCCGCGTGCTGGCGGAACTGGACTCACTCGGCCTTCGACAGAGCACCATCGTCGTCTTCGTTGCGGACCACGGCTATCAACTTGGCGAAAAAGGAAAGTGGTCCAAGGCCGGCTCCCTCTTCGAAATGGGAACACGTGTTCCGTTGATCATTCACGACCCTCGCGCGGCGGGTAATGGCAAGGCCTGCACGCGGCTCGTCCAATCGATCGATATTTACTCAACACTCGTTGAACTCTGCAACCTCAAGCCCCCCGCCTCGGGACTCCAGGGTGAGAGTCTTTCATCCCTTCTCCACCGGCCGAACGCCCCGTGGGACAAACCCGCATACAGTATCTGGAGCGAGGATGGAAAAACCGTCCACGGAATCTCAGTCCGCAAGGATCATTGGCGCTATGTGGAGTACGGGCCTGATGGCGGCAATGGCCGGCTGCTCTTTGATGAGCACGCAGATCCGCTCGAAATGCTTAATCTAGCTGAGGATCGGAAATACGCGCCTATCTGTGACGGCCTCTCTTCGCTGGCTCGGAAGTACCTCGAGGAGAATGCGCGCGCATAG
- a CDS encoding carboxypeptidase-like regulatory domain-containing protein produces the protein MIRKSRGQFSQMLNAASRYRSRLFLLIALLAFSANAIAQSGVGAIQGTIQDSTGAVLPGALVHVVNQSTAAAIDTKANDSGFYSVPSLFTGNYTLTFSAPGMKKYETSLELQVAQTAIINPLLTPGNVTEQVTVTGDAVQLATYDSGTISATLDNSRIAELPVNGRFLLSLAGLTTPGLEAGGTRANGLLGEALEYVQDGAPMTNRNFGGEGNSTQAQLPDPDGGLNGSMQH, from the coding sequence ATGATCAGAAAGTCTCGCGGCCAATTCAGCCAAATGCTCAACGCAGCTTCTCGCTATCGATCTCGCCTCTTCTTGCTTATCGCGCTGCTGGCATTTTCCGCCAATGCCATCGCGCAAAGCGGCGTCGGCGCTATTCAGGGCACGATTCAAGATTCAACGGGAGCTGTGCTGCCCGGCGCTCTGGTCCACGTCGTCAATCAAAGTACCGCTGCGGCTATCGACACCAAGGCCAACGACAGCGGCTTCTATTCGGTCCCATCCCTCTTCACCGGGAATTACACGCTGACCTTTTCAGCCCCTGGCATGAAGAAGTACGAGACGAGCCTCGAGCTTCAGGTGGCCCAGACGGCAATCATCAATCCATTGCTGACCCCAGGCAATGTTACCGAGCAGGTCACGGTCACTGGCGACGCCGTCCAGTTGGCCACTTATGACAGCGGCACGATCAGCGCGACACTGGACAACTCGCGTATCGCTGAGCTGCCCGTCAATGGCCGTTTTCTCCTGTCGCTTGCGGGTCTGACGACCCCGGGCCTTGAGGCGGGAGGCACGAGAGCGAACGGGCTTCTAGGAGAGGCGCTCGAATACGTGCAGGACGGCGCGCCGATGACGAATCGCAACTTCGGAGGGGAAGGCAACTCCACCCAGGCGCAACTTCCCGATCCGGATGGCGGTCTCAATGGATCGATGCAACACTAG
- a CDS encoding winged helix-turn-helix domain-containing protein has translation MSLKRMDSARFHDFSIDRLGCVVLWQNEPVPLNRKTFDLLLYLIDHRDRLVTKEELLEKLWPDQFVEESNLTQHVFLLRKAFSAHGADQTIVQTVPRRGYRFTAPLIEGDAPAERMVLSATESITRITVEEEEDSVAASPIAGSPSAGSTVGEVTVLTKQPGVGQRVLEGAPRKSRHLAWALSGSLVMLVLLVAGWFGWQRWLDKTGGSPVDVVLTPTSGNTGDPVLDQALTTALRMDLAQSPFVSVVSGARVRATLTEMKQNPDAAMTPAIARDVCERTNSQAVLQGNVARVGQHFLLTEEATSCVNGATLADAKYEASNAEDLPREIDNLAESLRRKLGESRRSIARFDVPLFAGDTASIEALKDYSQATVQAGQGKYLDAIALLKKAVAADPNFAEGYYDLAANYRSTMDSVSEREAILKAYSLRDYASEPSRLATIALYHSAATQDLYEAERNYRNWTEVYPRSAQAWNGLSVVERDLGHNADAAIASQRALDLRPTILGLYVNLAHDQKETGDLKGALATCELAVAKGLDGDYIRQPYLRLAHDLHDAGLLQKQRDWETGHPDAVFVRAEEVEIALDEGRISDAHHLIAQVVDLMRRGGMGAADDFVRSEAINLIEAGDLAEGASLFRSVPIDPKDGLSVEGLARVGDFTQAKSILHAAQAEFPQGTLWNDERGPLLETFLAMATHRPKDAIAALERSRPIEGRSLFLPMSRADAYLADGDLDLAEREYRRIVEGPLHAAAVIEIPLSWLGLGRTLAAEGKAGPAMEAYQHFFSLWSHADANAKFLVEARNEVKALQGTRPPEQAALAP, from the coding sequence ATGTCATTGAAACGAATGGACTCGGCCCGGTTTCACGACTTCTCTATCGATCGACTTGGTTGCGTCGTCCTATGGCAGAACGAGCCTGTTCCCCTCAACAGGAAGACCTTCGACCTTCTTCTGTACCTCATCGATCATCGGGATCGGCTTGTGACGAAGGAGGAATTGCTAGAGAAACTCTGGCCGGACCAGTTCGTGGAGGAGAGCAATCTCACGCAGCACGTCTTCCTTCTGCGCAAAGCATTTTCGGCGCACGGAGCCGATCAGACGATCGTCCAGACCGTGCCGAGGCGAGGCTATCGCTTCACCGCACCCTTAATAGAAGGCGATGCGCCAGCCGAACGCATGGTCCTGAGCGCCACCGAGTCCATCACGCGGATCACAGTGGAAGAGGAGGAGGACTCTGTCGCGGCCTCCCCTATCGCTGGAAGTCCATCGGCAGGTTCGACGGTTGGCGAAGTTACAGTCCTGACTAAACAGCCAGGCGTTGGCCAGCGCGTTCTTGAAGGTGCTCCTCGAAAATCCCGACATCTCGCGTGGGCGCTTTCCGGGTCACTGGTGATGCTGGTGTTGCTCGTCGCGGGCTGGTTCGGCTGGCAGCGTTGGCTCGACAAGACGGGCGGGTCACCCGTGGATGTCGTACTTACCCCGACGAGCGGAAACACTGGCGATCCGGTTCTCGATCAAGCCCTGACCACTGCTCTGCGCATGGATCTTGCGCAGAGCCCCTTCGTCTCCGTGGTCTCCGGGGCAAGGGTTCGCGCGACCCTGACCGAGATGAAGCAGAATCCCGACGCTGCCATGACGCCGGCCATTGCCCGGGATGTCTGCGAGCGGACCAACAGCCAGGCGGTCCTTCAAGGGAATGTCGCGCGTGTCGGGCAACACTTCCTCCTGACCGAGGAGGCGACGAGTTGCGTTAACGGAGCCACTCTGGCCGATGCGAAGTATGAAGCGTCCAACGCCGAGGACTTGCCTCGTGAGATCGATAATCTGGCCGAAAGCCTGAGGCGGAAGCTCGGCGAATCCCGGCGCAGTATCGCTCGATTCGACGTACCGCTCTTCGCGGGGGACACCGCGTCGATCGAGGCGCTCAAGGACTACAGTCAGGCCACCGTTCAGGCAGGTCAGGGCAAGTATCTGGATGCGATTGCACTCTTAAAAAAGGCGGTCGCTGCCGATCCGAACTTCGCGGAGGGTTACTACGACCTCGCTGCCAACTACCGGTCGACGATGGACTCGGTTTCCGAACGAGAGGCAATTCTGAAGGCATACAGCTTGCGCGATTACGCAAGCGAGCCAAGCCGATTGGCCACCATTGCTCTCTACCACTCCGCCGCGACCCAAGATCTATATGAAGCGGAGCGCAATTACCGGAACTGGACCGAAGTTTATCCTCGCTCCGCGCAGGCTTGGAACGGCCTGTCCGTGGTCGAGAGAGACCTTGGCCACAATGCCGACGCGGCCATCGCGTCTCAGCGCGCTCTGGATCTGAGGCCAACGATCCTGGGCCTTTATGTCAATCTCGCCCACGATCAAAAGGAGACGGGAGATCTCAAGGGAGCTCTCGCCACCTGTGAGCTAGCCGTCGCCAAAGGTCTCGACGGCGACTACATTCGCCAGCCTTACCTCCGTCTGGCCCACGACCTGCATGACGCGGGACTCCTCCAGAAGCAGCGGGACTGGGAGACAGGACATCCCGACGCAGTCTTTGTGCGAGCCGAGGAGGTGGAGATCGCGCTCGATGAGGGCCGTATCTCCGACGCGCACCATCTCATCGCGCAGGTCGTGGATCTGATGCGCCGCGGGGGAATGGGCGCAGCGGATGACTTCGTTCGCTCGGAAGCCATCAATCTAATCGAGGCCGGCGATCTCGCGGAGGGTGCGAGTCTCTTCCGCAGCGTGCCCATCGATCCGAAGGACGGGCTCAGTGTCGAGGGATTGGCCCGCGTGGGAGATTTTACTCAGGCCAAGTCCATCCTCCACGCAGCGCAGGCCGAGTTCCCCCAGGGAACGCTCTGGAATGACGAGCGCGGACCTTTGCTGGAGACGTTCCTTGCGATGGCGACCCATAGACCAAAAGATGCCATCGCAGCACTGGAACGCAGCCGACCTATAGAAGGGCGCTCGCTGTTCCTCCCCATGAGCAGGGCTGACGCCTACCTCGCCGATGGAGACCTCGACCTGGCTGAAAGAGAGTACCGACGGATTGTTGAAGGTCCGCTACATGCCGCCGCGGTAATAGAGATACCGCTCTCCTGGCTCGGCCTCGGCCGAACCCTGGCCGCTGAAGGCAAAGCGGGGCCAGCCATGGAGGCATATCAGCATTTCTTCAGCCTCTGGTCGCACGCGGACGCCAATGCCAAATTCCTAGTCGAGGCAAGAAACGAAGTCAAAGCTCTTCAAGGAACTCGCCCTCCGGAACAGGCTGCCCTTGCTCCTTAG
- a CDS encoding family 2A encapsulin nanocompartment cargo protein cysteine desulfurase, which yields MTTSDRSSAAGFPSLTDEGLSPGPRDVAPRGTAPSGTPDLAALAQMANDFFRAAPGQSGQVGQFGGAQSAVTPPSMAPQFGATPTSPFPAPGADKLPSESSAQRLCGSGPSFYQPEVASAPATPNPAPYAPAGVPQQRPTPSTPSAPSFLSSFSLFEPTLPSLPGFGALPTEDEVKAALNSVSSLYFLEDAGALSKPTSTASAQKPAAATTPTLLPDLHLPRKQFDIDSIRRDFPILQERVNGKPLIWLDNAATTQKPQSVIDRISYFYQHENSNIHRAAHELAARATDAYEGARSKVARFLNAPSTNEVVFVRGATEAINLVAKSWGRRHIGKDDEIVISWIEHHANIVPWQMLAAETGARLRVAPVDNDGQILLDEFEKLLNPKTRLVSITQVSNALGTITPTRQMVQMAHRYGARVLVDGAQSVSHMATDVQALDCDFFVFSGHKVFGPTGIGVLYGKPDALADSPPWQGGGNMIVDVTFEKTIYHAPPARFEAGTGNIADAVGLGAAIDYVESLGMENIARHEHDLLIYATNLLKTIPGLRLIGTAKEKASVMSFVLEGYKTEEVGAALNKEGIAVRSGHHCAQPALRRFGVETSVRPSLALYNNYDDVDALIAVLRKLKSNNA from the coding sequence ATGACTACAAGTGATCGCAGCAGCGCCGCCGGCTTTCCCTCGCTGACCGATGAGGGTCTGTCCCCTGGTCCTCGTGATGTTGCCCCTCGCGGCACAGCCCCCTCCGGCACACCCGACCTCGCAGCCCTTGCCCAGATGGCGAACGATTTCTTTCGTGCCGCCCCCGGGCAGTCCGGTCAGGTAGGACAATTCGGCGGCGCGCAGTCCGCGGTCACCCCACCCAGCATGGCTCCGCAGTTCGGAGCCACGCCCACCTCACCCTTCCCGGCGCCAGGAGCCGACAAACTCCCCAGCGAATCCAGCGCGCAGCGCCTCTGCGGAAGCGGCCCATCCTTCTATCAGCCTGAAGTAGCCTCCGCCCCGGCCACGCCAAACCCCGCGCCCTACGCACCCGCAGGCGTACCGCAGCAAAGGCCAACGCCGTCCACGCCGTCGGCACCATCCTTCCTGTCCTCGTTCTCTCTCTTCGAGCCCACCCTTCCTTCCCTTCCCGGCTTCGGCGCACTCCCCACGGAAGACGAAGTGAAGGCAGCCCTGAACTCGGTCTCTTCCCTCTACTTCCTCGAAGACGCAGGAGCACTCTCCAAGCCCACATCCACGGCGTCAGCGCAGAAACCAGCCGCCGCCACAACCCCAACCCTGCTGCCCGACCTCCATCTCCCGCGCAAGCAGTTCGACATCGACTCCATCCGCCGCGACTTCCCCATCCTGCAGGAGCGCGTCAACGGCAAGCCCCTCATCTGGCTTGACAACGCCGCCACCACGCAGAAGCCGCAGAGCGTTATCGATCGCATCTCGTACTTCTACCAGCACGAGAACTCCAACATCCATCGCGCCGCGCACGAGCTGGCCGCCCGCGCCACCGACGCCTACGAAGGCGCACGCAGCAAGGTAGCCCGCTTCCTCAATGCGCCCTCCACCAACGAGGTCGTCTTCGTCCGCGGAGCCACCGAGGCCATCAACCTCGTCGCCAAGAGCTGGGGCCGCCGCCACATCGGCAAGGACGACGAGATCGTCATCAGCTGGATCGAGCACCACGCCAACATCGTCCCCTGGCAGATGCTCGCCGCCGAAACCGGTGCCCGCCTCCGCGTCGCACCCGTCGACAACGATGGCCAGATCCTCCTCGACGAGTTCGAGAAGCTCCTCAACCCGAAGACCCGTCTCGTCTCCATCACCCAGGTCTCGAACGCCCTCGGCACCATCACGCCCACCCGCCAGATGGTCCAGATGGCCCACCGTTACGGCGCGCGCGTCCTCGTCGATGGAGCCCAGTCCGTCTCGCACATGGCCACCGACGTCCAGGCCCTCGACTGCGACTTCTTCGTCTTCTCCGGCCACAAGGTCTTCGGCCCCACAGGCATCGGCGTCCTCTACGGCAAGCCCGACGCACTCGCCGACTCGCCTCCATGGCAGGGCGGTGGCAACATGATCGTCGACGTCACCTTCGAGAAGACCATCTATCACGCACCACCCGCACGCTTCGAAGCAGGCACAGGCAACATCGCCGACGCAGTCGGCCTCGGCGCAGCCATCGACTACGTCGAGAGTCTAGGCATGGAGAACATCGCCCGCCACGAGCACGACCTGCTCATCTACGCGACGAACCTCCTCAAGACGATCCCCGGCCTCCGCCTCATCGGAACCGCGAAGGAGAAGGCCAGCGTCATGTCCTTCGTGCTCGAGGGCTATAAGACCGAAGAGGTAGGTGCCGCTCTCAACAAGGAAGGCATCGCCGTCCGCTCCGGCCATCACTGCGCCCAACCCGCGTTGCGCCGCTTCGGTGTCGAAACATCCGTCCGCCCATCCCTTGCCCTCTACAACAACTACGACGACGTCGACGCCCTCATCGCCGTACTACGCAAGCTGAAAAGCAACAACGCATAA
- a CDS encoding IS30 family transposase → MIQGRRFGLSSDQKVDIWRRWKLGESLHEIGRAFNKDHGSIQFLLAQHGGIAPAVRRRSPRMLTLSEREEISRGIASGSSIREIARGLRRAASTVSREVARHGGRPVYRASAADHQAWKSALRPRPCRLALHRKLRLIVASKLILNWSPEQISGWLKSRYSNNESMRVSHETIYRSLFIQARGVLKKELAQHLRSRRQIRRSVHARVGGHSQGQIVDAVSIRERPAEVEDRAIPGHWEGDLLAGTGNTHIATLVERHSRFTILVKVPGKDTATVVDALSRQVRKLPASLRRSLTWDRGLEMAKHKSFTVATKVQVYFCDPQSPWQRGSNENTNGLLRQYFPKKTDLSGYSQADLNKVALQLNQRPRKTLDFETPAAKLQASVASIH, encoded by the coding sequence ATGATACAAGGAAGGCGGTTTGGACTTTCTTCTGATCAGAAGGTGGACATCTGGCGACGTTGGAAGTTGGGCGAGTCGCTCCATGAGATCGGTCGTGCCTTCAACAAGGACCATGGCTCAATTCAGTTCTTGTTAGCGCAGCACGGCGGGATAGCTCCTGCCGTGCGCCGACGCTCGCCACGAATGCTCACACTGTCCGAGCGGGAGGAGATCTCGCGGGGCATTGCGTCCGGTTCATCGATTCGTGAGATAGCCCGAGGTCTCCGACGAGCTGCGTCAACGGTAAGCCGGGAGGTGGCACGCCACGGTGGCCGTCCTGTCTATCGAGCCAGTGCAGCCGATCATCAGGCGTGGAAGTCGGCTCTGCGGCCCAGGCCGTGCCGTCTTGCTCTTCATCGAAAGCTGCGCCTGATCGTGGCCAGTAAACTGATCCTGAACTGGTCGCCGGAGCAGATTTCCGGATGGTTGAAGAGCCGATATTCCAACAACGAGAGCATGCGCGTGTCCCACGAGACTATCTACCGCAGCTTATTCATCCAGGCTCGAGGCGTGCTGAAGAAAGAGCTTGCACAGCACCTGCGGTCCAGGCGTCAGATTCGCCGTTCGGTGCACGCTCGAGTTGGCGGACATTCCCAAGGCCAGATCGTCGATGCCGTCTCAATCCGGGAGAGGCCTGCAGAAGTTGAAGACCGCGCCATCCCCGGCCACTGGGAGGGAGACCTGCTCGCCGGCACCGGCAACACTCACATCGCAACCCTGGTGGAACGGCATTCGCGCTTTACTATCCTGGTCAAAGTGCCAGGCAAAGACACCGCAACGGTAGTCGACGCACTCAGCCGCCAGGTTCGAAAGCTGCCCGCATCTCTGCGGCGCTCGTTGACGTGGGACCGAGGACTGGAGATGGCCAAACACAAAAGCTTCACCGTGGCCACGAAGGTGCAAGTCTACTTCTGCGATCCACAGAGCCCCTGGCAACGCGGCTCCAACGAAAATACAAACGGACTTCTGAGGCAGTACTTCCCTAAGAAGACTGACTTATCCGGCTACTCCCAGGCCGACCTCAACAAGGTAGCCCTTCAACTAAACCAGCGCCCGAGAAAGACGTTGGACTTCGAAACCCCGGCGGCTAAACTTCAAGCTAGTGTTGCATCGATCCATTGA
- a CDS encoding family 2A encapsulin nanocompartment shell protein: MATNENQRTVGDAAARQLANTTKTAPQLAAITPRWLVQLLSWVPVESGTYRVNKVRNDAEIEVSCGSRDERRLPETFVDYEEKPREYTLSSISTIVDVHTRISDLYSHPHDQIREQLRLTVEKVKERQEYELINNADYGLLSNVDPAFKVQTRKGHPTPDDLDELIAKVWKEPAFFLAHPSAIAAFGRECTRRGVPPPTTTLFGSPFLTWRGLPLVPSDKLGVSAEGKTNILLLRTGEKKQGVVGLFQPGLPGEQTPGLSLRFMGIDRNSIASYLVSLYCSAAVLTEDALGVLENVEIGNYYDYK; the protein is encoded by the coding sequence GTGGCCACGAACGAAAACCAGCGCACCGTCGGTGATGCAGCAGCACGTCAGTTAGCCAATACAACAAAGACCGCACCTCAGCTCGCGGCCATCACCCCGCGCTGGCTCGTGCAGCTTCTCTCGTGGGTTCCCGTCGAATCCGGCACGTATCGCGTCAACAAGGTCAGGAACGACGCCGAGATCGAAGTCTCCTGTGGCTCCCGCGACGAACGCCGTCTCCCCGAGACCTTCGTCGACTACGAAGAGAAGCCCCGCGAGTACACCCTAAGCAGCATCTCCACCATCGTCGACGTCCACACCCGCATCTCCGACCTCTATAGCCACCCGCACGACCAGATCCGCGAGCAGCTTCGCCTCACCGTCGAGAAGGTCAAAGAGCGCCAGGAGTACGAACTCATCAATAACGCCGACTACGGCCTTCTCTCGAACGTCGATCCCGCCTTCAAGGTCCAGACCCGCAAAGGCCATCCCACGCCGGACGATCTCGACGAGCTGATCGCAAAGGTCTGGAAAGAGCCCGCCTTCTTCCTCGCCCATCCCTCCGCCATCGCGGCCTTCGGACGCGAGTGCACCCGTCGCGGCGTTCCCCCGCCCACGACCACCCTCTTCGGCTCACCCTTCCTCACCTGGCGTGGCCTCCCGCTCGTCCCCTCGGACAAGCTCGGCGTCAGCGCCGAAGGCAAGACCAACATCCTCCTTCTCCGCACCGGCGAAAAGAAGCAGGGCGTCGTAGGTCTCTTCCAGCCTGGCCTCCCCGGCGAGCAGACCCCTGGCCTCTCGCTCCGCTTCATGGGCATCGATCGCAACTCCATCGCCTCCTACCTCGTCTCGCTCTACTGCTCGGCAGCGGTACTCACCGAGGACGCGCTCGGCGTGCTCGAGAACGTTGAGATCGGCAACTACTATGACTACAAGTGA
- a CDS encoding Lrp/AsnC family transcriptional regulator gives MTTSADSSIDGIDRDILAELQTNARIAFAELGRRVGLSTPAVIERVKRLEENQIILGYRAMVDPAKVGLPVRAFVKVTIAGDKLTKFAALIKTLPEVLECHRVTGAESFMVQVAVRDVGHMETVIDGMMPYVATNTSMILASPVPWNTVLPAPRDTKQKRGGRISQGG, from the coding sequence ATGACGACTTCTGCTGACTCTTCCATTGATGGGATTGACCGCGACATCCTGGCGGAACTGCAGACCAATGCGCGTATTGCTTTTGCGGAGTTGGGGCGGCGGGTTGGGCTTTCGACGCCAGCGGTGATTGAGCGGGTGAAGAGGCTGGAGGAGAACCAGATCATCCTTGGATACAGGGCGATGGTGGATCCGGCGAAGGTTGGGTTGCCGGTGCGGGCGTTTGTGAAGGTGACGATCGCGGGAGATAAGCTGACGAAGTTCGCGGCGCTGATCAAGACGCTGCCCGAGGTGCTGGAGTGCCATCGCGTGACCGGTGCGGAGTCCTTCATGGTGCAGGTGGCGGTACGCGATGTCGGGCACATGGAGACGGTGATCGATGGCATGATGCCGTACGTTGCGACGAACACGTCGATGATTCTTGCGTCTCCCGTGCCTTGGAATACGGTCCTTCCCGCGCCGCGTGACACTAAGCAGAAGCGTGGAGGCAGGATTTCCCAAGGCGGCTGA